One stretch of Chryseobacterium fluminis DNA includes these proteins:
- a CDS encoding DUF5458 family protein, giving the protein MDSKLQAAEGQQQGQQQHTGQPKGNPLAELNKIGGFGFVESVVDGIANMNPTRKARKEIFLNDGNKAEERKELLQKINLWVNLLESNESADKMADTCKTKAQAADQNLKTNLKNTLDAVRQLETNYRTVAQFYKNTELDKVDNVSIVNASLDQVSDLDNPLFIDAIAEEFKNYYDRLDLRDNYSILAIPGYLGSNKVIEKWAKICNENKVMMVTDFANLDKPDDVVDLFHSANLTGGELHRSNVIMTCNWLVGRGKAEEVGEEENVELPPSTSLAGKIHKTLMSQVAAGKKHGNINEVDAVKFELKKSEISQLEKMGLVPMVNEYGKIMAFSAKTLFTGDNIGLQTYSVVRVFDYVTKVLLDFLNRRAFENWNSKNEDDLRRQVVTFLDNIKGPDKLIEKFKIVRFEQDKVNKDRVWLDIRLTPYFPTKSFVIKLDGHKGDDGNEWDAEYIQD; this is encoded by the coding sequence ATGGATAGTAAACTACAGGCAGCAGAGGGTCAGCAACAAGGTCAACAGCAACATACAGGTCAACCGAAGGGTAATCCGCTTGCCGAACTCAATAAAATAGGTGGTTTTGGTTTTGTAGAATCCGTTGTAGACGGGATCGCAAACATGAACCCCACAAGAAAAGCCAGAAAAGAAATTTTTCTGAATGACGGAAATAAAGCAGAAGAAAGAAAAGAACTTCTGCAGAAAATAAACCTTTGGGTAAACCTTCTTGAAAGTAATGAGTCTGCTGATAAAATGGCCGATACGTGCAAAACAAAAGCTCAGGCTGCAGATCAGAATTTAAAAACAAATCTTAAAAATACCCTGGACGCTGTTCGACAGTTAGAAACAAACTACAGAACCGTTGCTCAGTTTTACAAAAATACGGAACTTGACAAGGTTGACAATGTCAGTATTGTCAATGCCAGTCTGGATCAGGTCTCCGATCTTGACAATCCGCTTTTCATTGACGCTATTGCCGAAGAATTTAAAAATTATTATGACCGTTTAGACCTCAGAGATAATTATTCGATTCTTGCCATTCCCGGATACTTAGGATCTAATAAGGTCATTGAAAAATGGGCGAAAATCTGTAACGAGAATAAAGTAATGATGGTCACGGATTTTGCGAATCTGGATAAGCCCGATGATGTCGTTGATCTTTTCCATTCCGCGAACCTTACAGGAGGTGAATTGCACCGAAGTAATGTGATTATGACGTGTAACTGGCTTGTAGGACGTGGAAAAGCAGAAGAAGTAGGAGAGGAGGAAAATGTTGAACTTCCGCCATCGACCTCACTAGCCGGTAAAATCCATAAAACACTGATGTCACAGGTAGCAGCAGGTAAAAAGCATGGTAATATCAATGAAGTGGACGCCGTAAAATTTGAACTGAAGAAAAGTGAAATTTCCCAGCTCGAAAAAATGGGACTGGTTCCGATGGTGAATGAATATGGTAAAATCATGGCATTCTCTGCGAAAACACTATTCACCGGGGATAATATAGGTCTTCAGACGTATTCCGTAGTTCGTGTATTTGATTATGTAACCAAGGTCTTACTGGATTTCCTGAACCGAAGAGCTTTCGAAAACTGGAATTCTAAAAATGAAGATGACCTGAGAAGACAGGTGGTCACTTTCCTGGATAATATTAAAGGACCTGATAAATTGATTGAAAAATTTAAAATCGTCCGATTTGAACAGGATAAAGTAAACAAAGACAGAGTATGGCTGGATATCCGGTTAACGCCTTACTTCCCGACAAAAAGTTTCGTTATAAAACTGGACGGACATAAAGGGGACGATGGAAACGAATGGGATGCTGAATATATTCAGGATTAA
- a CDS encoding A/G-specific adenine glycosylase, producing the protein MENTESRNFRPIGNKLLVWYKQNARDLPFRQTKDPYKIWICEIIFQQTRISQGLGHYNNFIRRFPDVKTLAEAEENEVLLYWKGLGYYSRAINIHKASLQIINDYNGSFPDQYDDILQLKGVGKYTAAAVSSICFGGKMPAVDGNFYRVLSRIFADDFDISGSGAFSYFSELAHLILPENVGDFNQAMMDLGSEVCKPKNPLCSECPVNEDCLAFSLNKVSEFPVKTKKVKASDLHLQYYFVHRNGQFLVQQRKDDFIWKKLFEFPPAIPDELLPFIKSVKKVHHKLTHKNLSIEIFNVEVDSEEVWKAFVADHDYLITSVEGSHEMSFPKPLENYIQSYDHAYRIL; encoded by the coding sequence TTGGAAAATACAGAAAGCCGGAACTTCAGACCTATAGGCAACAAACTTCTTGTCTGGTATAAACAGAATGCCAGGGATTTACCCTTCAGACAGACGAAGGACCCCTATAAGATCTGGATTTGTGAAATCATATTTCAGCAAACGAGAATCAGCCAGGGGCTGGGGCATTATAACAATTTCATCAGGAGATTTCCTGATGTAAAAACCTTGGCAGAAGCTGAGGAAAATGAAGTTTTACTCTATTGGAAAGGACTGGGATATTATTCCCGCGCGATCAATATTCATAAAGCTTCCCTGCAGATCATAAATGATTACAATGGAAGTTTTCCGGACCAGTATGACGATATTTTACAGCTGAAAGGGGTTGGAAAATATACAGCTGCCGCAGTTTCAAGCATTTGCTTTGGCGGAAAAATGCCTGCTGTGGACGGAAATTTTTACAGAGTACTGAGCCGTATTTTTGCAGATGATTTTGATATTTCCGGTTCCGGGGCATTCAGTTATTTTTCAGAGTTGGCCCATTTGATTCTTCCTGAAAATGTAGGGGATTTTAATCAGGCGATGATGGATTTGGGCTCAGAAGTATGCAAGCCTAAGAATCCTCTATGCAGTGAATGTCCTGTGAATGAAGACTGTCTTGCATTTTCATTAAATAAGGTATCGGAATTCCCCGTTAAGACAAAAAAAGTGAAGGCATCAGACCTGCATTTACAATATTATTTTGTTCATAGAAACGGGCAGTTTCTAGTTCAGCAAAGAAAAGATGACTTTATCTGGAAAAAGCTTTTCGAATTTCCACCGGCAATCCCTGACGAACTGCTTCCCTTTATTAAAAGTGTAAAAAAAGTACATCATAAACTCACGCACAAAAACTTAAGCATCGAAATTTTTAACGTTGAGGTAGATTCAGAAGAAGTATGGAAGGCATTTGTTGCAGACCATGATTACCTAATAACAAGTGTCGAAGGTTCGCATGAAATGTCTTTTCCCAAACCTTTGGAAAACTATATTCAGAGTTATGATCATGCCTACAGGATTCTTTAG
- the gldD gene encoding gliding motility lipoprotein GldD, which produces MFKNAIFIFVVLLLVSCGKDPVPKPYGELRLEYPAPKYQKFENNCHYTFEYSDFAKITDAKKPCWYYLNYPQMKAKIFVTYYPIQNDFASHIQEAEKMVYEHTIKASSIDTKSFEYPEKKVYGNFYELKGQSASNLQFYITDSSKHFVTAYLYFNTRPKPDSLAPAVDYIRKDMKHLLDTFEWKN; this is translated from the coding sequence ATGTTTAAAAACGCCATTTTTATTTTTGTAGTTTTACTTTTGGTGTCCTGTGGGAAAGATCCTGTTCCGAAGCCTTATGGTGAGCTTCGCTTAGAGTACCCGGCACCAAAATATCAGAAATTTGAAAATAACTGTCATTATACATTCGAATATTCTGATTTTGCGAAAATTACAGACGCCAAAAAACCGTGTTGGTACTATCTGAATTATCCTCAGATGAAGGCCAAAATCTTTGTAACCTATTATCCGATACAGAATGATTTTGCGTCACATATCCAGGAGGCTGAAAAAATGGTGTATGAGCACACGATAAAAGCCAGCTCTATCGATACGAAATCTTTCGAATACCCGGAAAAAAAGGTTTACGGAAATTTTTACGAACTCAAAGGACAGAGCGCTTCCAATCTTCAATTTTACATAACAGACAGTTCGAAACATTTCGTGACTGCCTATTTATACTTCAATACAAGGCCTAAGCCTGATTCTTTAGCTCCTGCAGTAGATTATATCAGGAAAGATATGAAACATCTGCTGGATACTTTTGAATGGAAAAATTAA